The Nycticebus coucang isolate mNycCou1 chromosome 8, mNycCou1.pri, whole genome shotgun sequence genome has a window encoding:
- the LOC128592016 gene encoding LOW QUALITY PROTEIN: hyaluronan synthase 3-like (The sequence of the model RefSeq protein was modified relative to this genomic sequence to represent the inferred CDS: substituted 1 base at 1 genomic stop codon), translating to MRRASRPLKLPSPRRGSVVLCIAAYQEDPDYLRKCLRSAQRIAFPDLKVVMVVDGNRQEDAYMLDIFHEVLGGTEQAGFFVWRSNFHEAGEGETETSLQEGMDCVRNVVRASTFSCIMQKWGGKRQVIYTAFKALGDSVDYIQVCDSDTVLDPACTIEMLRVLEEDPQVRGVGGDVQILNKYDSWISFLSSMRYWMAFNVVWACQSYFGCVQCISGPLGLYRNSLLQQFLEDWYHQKFLGSKCSFGDDRHLTNRVLSLGYRTKYTARSKCLTETPTKYLWWLNQQTRWSKSYFQEWLYNSLWFHKHHLWMTYESVVTGFFPFFLIATVIQLFYRGRIWNILLFLLTVQLVGIIKATYACFLRGNAEMIFMSLYSLLYMSSLLPAKIFAIATINKSGWGTSGXKTIVVNFIGLIPVSIWVAVLLGGLAYTAYCQDLFSETELAFLVSGAILYGCYWVALLMLYLAIIAQRCGKKPEQYSLAFAEV from the coding sequence ATGCGACGGGCCAGCCGGCCACTGAAGCTGCCCTCTCCCCGTCGGGGCTCGGTGGTGCTGTGCATTGCTGCATACCAGGAAGACCCTGACTACTTGCGCAAGTGCCTGCGCTCTGCCCAGCGCATCGCCTTCCCTGACCTCAAGGTGGTCATGGTGGTGGATGGCAATCGCCAGGAAGACGCCTACATGCTGGACATCTTCCACGAAGTGCTAGGTGGCACTGAGCAAGCTGGCTTTTTTGTGTGGCGCAGCAACTTCCATGAGGCTGGCGAAGGTGAGACAGAGACAAGCCTACAGGAGGGCATGGACTGCGTACGGAACGTAGTGCGTGCCAGCACCTTCTCATGCATCATGCAGAAGTGGGGAGGCAAGCGCCAAGTCATATACACAGCCTTCAAGGCCCTTGGTGATTCAGTGGACTACATCCAGGTGTGCGACTCTGACACTGTGCTGGATCCAGCCTGTACCATCGAGATGCTTCGAGTCCTGGAGGAGGATCCCCAAGTAAGGGGAGTCGGGGGAGATGTCCAAATCCTCAACAAGTATGACTCGTGGATCTCCTTCCTAAGCAGCATGCGGTATTGGATGGCCTTCAATGTGGTGTGGGCCTGCCAGTCTTACTTTGGCTGTGTGCAGTGTATCAGCGGGCCCTTGGGCTTGTACCGCAACAGCCTCCTCCAACAATTCCTGGAGGACTGGTACCATCAGAAGTTCCTAGGCAGCAAGTGTAGCTTTGGGGATGATCGGCACCTCACCAATCGAGTCCTGAGCCTTGGCTACCGGACTAAGTATACAGCTCGCTCTAAGTGCCTCACAGAGACCCCCACTAAGTATCTCTGGTGGCTGAACCAGCAGACCCGCTGGAGCAAGTCTTACTTCCAGGAGTGGCTCTACAATTCTCTCTGGTTCCATAAACATCACCTCTGGATGACCTACGAATCAGTGGTCACAGgtttcttccccttcttcctcattGCCACGGTCATACAGCTTTTCTACCGTGGCCGCATCTGGAacatcctcctcttcctgctgACGGTGCAGCTAGTGGGCATTATCAAGGCTACCTATGCCTGCTTCCTTCGAGGCAATGCAGAGATGATCTTCATGTCCCTCTACTCCCTTCTCTACATGTCCAGCCTCCTGCCAGCAAAGATCTTTGCCATTGCTACCATCAACAAATCTGGCTGGGGCACCTCTGGCTGAAAAACCATTGTGGTGAACTTCATTGGCCTCATCCCCGTGTCCATCTGGGTGGCAGTTCTTCTGGGAGGGCTGGCCTACACAGCTTATTGCCAGGACCTGTTCAGTGAGACGGAGCTAGCTTTCCTTGTCTCCGGGGCCATCCTGTACGGTTGCTACTGGGTGGCCCTGCTCATGCTGTACCTGGCCATCATTGCCCAGAGATGTGGGAAAAAGCCAGAGCAGTATAGTTTGGCTTTTGCTGAGGTGTGA